TGACTAGGCATGCCAGTAATCTCTTTTTAAAGTCTTTGTAGTAAGACTTTTGGAACAAATGAATGGGTGTATTAAATTATTACATCAGGGATAGACACAAGAATTCACCCATTGCAGGTGTATGCCATGAGCTCAGGTGTGAACAAAACTCATGAGggaaaactaaactgaaaacacATTGTCTTTAAGTCGCAATCCGGCAGTGTGAAAATATTCGTATTAACAAAGCAGTGCAACACCGCTTCTGTTTTCAATGGTGGATGATGCACTAAAGGTACCAGTGTGACCAGATTAGCTGCTTTACACTCACCTCTGAAACCTCggccacctcctcctcctcctcctcctctccctcctctaaAGCCTCCTCTAAAGCCTCCTCCACCACCTCGACCACCCCGGAAACCACCTGAGAAAACACCACATTACAGGCTATGGTTACAAGCATGGTCAAAACGCAGATCTTCAGGCTGTTGCAATCACCTACTGTTATCTACTACGACAATAGGTAAATGCAACAGACACTGGGAATCCATACATTACCTGTGGCTGTTGTCATTGCATTAATTCCCCTACTGCCTACCGCTGTTGTTACTACAcaaactattatatatattacaattctgCACTGTATAAATTACTATTATGTTTTCACCTTTTAGACTATTTATTAAAGCGAGTAGTTTTTCCATAGGTAAAGTACATTTGATTTACACACTGCAATGAACTTGTGAATGTATCAAAATTAAAAGCATTATCATCACTTTAACCCAGGACCATTCAGAACAGTCCAACATACTGAGTACTAGACCGTCTTTACGAGGCCGATGCAAGACTGGCCTAGTTACCAATCTGggttttccatttaaaaagtataaaccGCCTCTGTTGCAAatcaaatcatttgtttaaacaatggaGCTCCTTAAAAACAGCCTTAAAGAACACCTGCTGTACTTTCTAGCAGCTGTTTGTTTCTGTCCTCTTACCTCCACGACCCCCTCGTCCGCCTCCACCCCAGTCTCCTCGGCCACCTCTGCCACCCCTCCCCCTGCCTCTTGGAGGACCCTTCTCACCCGGCGGTCTAGGCAGGAACCGCTGCAGGGGAAGCAACTTCGCTGGGTCTATATAGAACTGCAAATAAATATCTGTgttaataacaacacacacatccaaaccagcacagcagtacagaaaaaataacatgcaagTTACAAACTGCAAGAATTTCCTGTAAAAATGTTATAGCCTAAATGGTGTTCAcacttcaaaaataataaatcaagatCAGGCTGCTTCAGCTCTTAACTGGTTATTCCAAAGAGTAATACAGACAGTAAATCAATAAGAAACAATCCCGATCCAGCAATGCATCCTTAGGCAAGCCTTTCTCTTTGAAAATAAGTTCAGCTCTAACTGACCTTCTGTAATTTCTTGAATGAAGACGCCTTCATATTTTCTGAGAGTTTGACTGAAAAGTACTGCATTTTGAGTTAaggaaatcaattattttaaatgcaagtgTAACATTTAGATTAATTTCACAGCTTTaaagtttctaaaaaaataagcatGCACCAACTCCAGTGCTTATATACACAAtgaagaaatactaaaagaaagtagAACAATTacttgacaaatgtttcaactgaaTGCATAAATAAAGACTCCTACTCAAACGTTTGTCATTTACAAAATTGACAGagaaaacacagatttatttcTGCACATCtcgattgttttatttgtatggctGGACAACCTACAATATAGCTACAGTTGAATGACCAACAGCATATCTATGAAGGACATTTGAGTAGTTTCAGACCCAGATAAGCACTTAAATCTTAAAATGACAATATATAGGTATGGCAGTCCATAACTAGTGCTAACCAGGGTGTGTGAAACTATCTTCTGGTGGTATACAGCACGTACTTCCATTACATAATATAGTTTTCCTTATGATTCGTTGTGTTgctttacatgtaaaaaaacaaaaaaaaacacttaatctGGAGGGTTACAAAGATGATCAGCAATTAGGCCCCTGTAATGGagattattatgtttttatttttctttttttgaaaggaTACAAAACACCTGAGCTGTCCAAATATTTCGTCCACCTTTCCGATCTGTTCCTTATTTTCCAAATAAACTGGAGCATTGAAGTAAGGAACTTTGTTCTCTTCTGCAGTGCACTTGCATACAATGTCATCTTCACAGGGGTGCATGAACTCTCCTAATCCTGgggcaatttaaaagaaaaaataaattagaaacagCCACACTAAGCTAGGAAAGGGATAAACCTCAAATCCATGAGCCAGTGACATTGGGTAAGACATTTAACCTTCAGCCCAAGTCTCAAGGAAAGCAGTACTAACTGGTCAAACGCAGGAGGCTGGTGTGGTAAACAAGCTAGTACAGCACAGCTGGTATGAAAAGTAATTCCTTCCTTACCCACTACGTACTCTGGAGGCCCATAGTCCTGTCTGaagcccccaccaccaccccgGCCTCCATAGCCGCCTCCTCTGCCGCCAAATCCACCTCGGCCACCAAATCCACCTCGGCCTCCACCACCACCTCGACTGAAGCCACCTCCCCTTCCACCGCCGCCTCGGAAAGACATCTCGTCCTTAAACACAGAAACTGAAAGGAAGAGACAACAGTCCTTAATAAGGATTAGAATTAAGCATGCATAGATCTGTAGAGGTGGTTATTCATGATCTGATGTACAGTGGGAGAATACTTAAATTAACTTAAACAATATGGCCAACTTGACATCACAGTTCAGATGGGGCATCTATGCATCACCACAACCaatgattcatatatatattcatatatatatatattatatatatatatatataaacacacacacacacacactctctaaGATTTGAAATTAAAGAATATATTGTTTCTGCCTGGAGTATTCTGAACAggtcttgtgtttgttttcctcAATATGAAGACACTGCTGTTACCGTTTAAATAtgcttccctttcaattcgaatggcaaccattaccgaacgggaagagcctcACTGACCGTCAATCTccgagcaaatatacaaaagctgccctatcagggccctgctgtgagggggaagtcccacccacctcctactgaagagggacgtcctcacagtagcacattgccattttctctctgaTCTCTCAGAGACAGGCCATACACTGCTTTTGCTTTTAGTAcagaatttggctaatttgttggatttatccgcaaattaaagattaattcatgGTAAAAGAGTGCCTTTGCTTTATTCTTgcatcagttttctggctagagctggtttcgacccctctgaagagattaacgagcggccattgctcttttcactacacgagGCCCTATGTAGttgttacactgtgtgagagctgttgtggtgctgtaaggagacgcCCGCTATGCCGACTTAATCAGCCACagcgaccacaaaaaaaaaaaaaaaaaaaacagcttgggccaaGCGCCCCTCTtaatcctcgggctttcctagcgcagCTGCCCTTGCCCTCGGCATCCAGGACAAcagggagctctcacgctcatctgggtcaccctcccgtaccccaccaccggtacagaggagcagacacctctcaagggaggcgagatggtcactgcagaggcggtaccactcgaggAGACACTTACCAGGGGacaggtgggcgggacttccccctcacagcagggggCTGATAGgtcagcttttgtatatttgctcagagattgacggtcagagaggctcttccgttctgtaatggttgtcattctctttcagggaaccagggttatg
The sequence above is a segment of the Polyodon spathula isolate WHYD16114869_AA chromosome 2, ASM1765450v1, whole genome shotgun sequence genome. Coding sequences within it:
- the LOC121295645 gene encoding H/ACA ribonucleoprotein complex subunit 1-like translates to MSFRGGGGRGGGFSRGGGGGRGGFGGRGGFGGRGGGYGGRGGGGGFRQDYGPPEYVVGLGEFMHPCEDDIVCKCTAEENKVPYFNAPVYLENKEQIGKVDEIFGQLRCFYFSVKLSENMKASSFKKLQKFYIDPAKLLPLQRFLPRPPGEKGPPRGRGRGGRGGRGDWGGGGRGGRGGGFRGGRGGGGGFRGGFRGGRGGGGGGGGRGFRGGR